One segment of Malassezia restricta chromosome V, complete sequence DNA contains the following:
- a CDS encoding chromatin modification-related protein: MPGVYGGDEINAVVLDPGASVFRGGWAGEDAPRAMFPTHYGWLPMSEEERATYTAPDMKQESSQGDVTMSEAQPAPPRGVSFDAARGRKRFVGDVGVSYWRRGLEIDTPLDEHGIVQDFDAMQALSHHALDLLSSEPTENPLLFTEPATNPRSARARTVELAFEGLQVPAFYLANRSVLSAFASGRPTALVVDIGASQVSAIPVVDGFVLRKGIHTQPNGGDAVSRALLWGLTNEMGDKNQSGWLADSIVPQYLVKSKQPCEPGMPAQATLRDDRLHGTAPSFRMYHTMGVLNDLKEAVCQVLEAPWDEAQAAARPTKMYEFPDGSNDAYGTLRFKAPEAILTPSLYADKSQVLPTRDAPYMGLTDLVLQATKEVDVDARASMFGNIVCVGGGTLLPGFLDRLSYELSVAAPSQRIRIHSPGNYTERRHSTWLGGSILASLGTFHQLWISKQEYEEHGQAIVHVRCR; encoded by the coding sequence ATGCCAGGTGTGTACGGTGGCGACGAGATCAATGCCGTTGTGCTGGATCCTGGTGCGTCCGTCTTCCGTGGTGGATGGGCCGGCGAAGATGCACCGCGTGCGATGTTCCCGACGCATTATGGCTGGCTGCCGATGAGCGAGGAGGAGCGCGCGACATACACCGCGCCGGATATGAAGCAGGAGTCGTCGCAGGGCGATGTCACCATGTCGGAGGCCCAACCCGCGCCACCACGAGGCGTCTCATTTGATGCAGCTCGCGGACGTAAGCGCTTTGTGGGAGACGTGGGTGTGTCGTACTGGCGTCGCGGTCTGGAAATCGATACACCCCTGGACGAGCATGGCATTGTCCAGGACTTTGATGCCATGCAGGCCCTTTCTCACCACGCCCTCGATCTACTCTCGTCTGAGCCAACCGAAAATCCACTCTTATTCACTGAGCCTGCGACGAACCCACGGTCAGCGCGCGCCCGCACAGTGGAACTTGCCTTCGAGGGCCTGCAAGTGCCGGCCTTTTACCTGGCGAACCGCTCCGTGCTGAGTGCCTTTGCGTCTGGCCGACCtacggcgctggtggtggATATAGGTGCGTCTCAGGTGTCTGCGATTCCCGTGGTCGACGGCTTTGTCTTGCGAAAGGGCATTCATACCCAGCCCAACGGCGGCGATGCCGTATCACGGGCCCTACTGTGGGGCCTCACGAACGAGATGGGCGACAAGAACCAGAGTGGCTGGCTGGCCGACAGCATCGTGCCCCAGTACCTCGTAAAGAGCAAGCAGCCATGTGAGCCTGGCATGCCCGCCCAGGCCACATTACGGGACGACCGCTTGCACGGCACGGCCCCCTCGTTCCGCATGTACCACACGATGGGCGTACTCAACGACCTGAAAGAGGCCGTATGCcaggtgctcgaggcaccttgggacgaggcgcaggcagctgctcgtcctACCAAGATGTACGAGTTCCCTGACGGCTCGAACGATGCGTatggcacgctgcgcttcAAGGCGCCTGAGGCCATCCTTACACCGAGTCTGTACGCGGACAAGTCGCAGGtgctgccgacgcgcgacgcaccgtACATGGGCCTCACGGACCTCGTCCTCCAGGCGACCAAGGAagtcgacgtcgatgcgcgcgccaGCATGTTTGGCAACATTGTGTGTGTGGGTGGTGGCACGCTCCTCCCCGGCTTTTTGGACCGCCTGAGCTACGAACTCAGTGTCGCTGCACCAAGCCAGCGGATCCGCATCCACTCGCCAGGCAACTACaccgagcgccgccactCGACATGGCTCGGCGGCAGCATCTTGGCCAGTCTCGGCACGTTCCATCAGCTATGGATCAGTAAACAGGAATACGAGGAGCATGGACAAGCCATTGTCCACGTCCGTTGCAGGTAG
- a CDS encoding dynactin 6, translating into MATDSNVTVQQRVVIAADTVVSGHVVIKSGTVVHPHATLDASRGPMVVGENCIVEEHVHLVSPPQGMTVGDGNVFRIGCHVSAPDIGNCNVFEPASRIATSITNFCVVGAGCTADGPALPERTVVYGAASEHRTWSGDGIGQQLALHAKHLVYLRDQISKSHKLRVIR; encoded by the coding sequence ATGGCCACCGACTCGAATGTCAcggtccagcagcgcgtcgtcatAGCGGCGGATACGGTAGTGAGTGGTCATGTTGTGATCAAGTCGGGCACGGTCGTTCATCCGCATGCTACGTTagacgcgtcgcgcggccCCATGGTAGTGGGTGAGAATTGCATCGTGGAGGAACACGTCCACCTAGTCAGCCCGCCGCAGGGCATGACAGTGGGCGACGGCAATGTCTTTCGCATAGGATGCCATGTATCTGCGCCTGATATTGGCAACTGTAATGTGTTTGAGCCCGCGTCCCGCATAGCCACGTCCATTACCAACTTTTGCGTGGTAGGCGCAGGATGCACGGCCGATGGGCCTGCGCTGCCGGAACGCACGGTCGTGTATGGCGCGGCGTCCGAACATCGCACGTGGAGTGGCGACGGGATTGGACAGCAGCTCGCCTTGCACGCGAAGCACCTCGTCTACCTACGTGATCAGATATCCAAGTCGCATAAACTTCGTGTCATTCGGTAA
- a CDS encoding phospholipase C: MRGVSALLLAAAAVVPAFAANQTNDGLKNVKHIVLFMQENRAFDHYFGTMAGVRGFKDPNVHISKNTGKSVFHQPVNESMIKVADGPDTDYKPPKNVSELMPFHLPYQGGDYKERVQCILCGSNSWQANHAAWNEGEIDRWAMNNTPYSLGYFQREDIPVHFALAENFVVADAYYEGQIASTDPNRVTWFSTTINADGSAAGGNVSMGGTVLDNNRDPKCIEGKNGDEYSCRPLYWKTVPEYMSDAKIDWKLYQDFDNFGDNTLVEWRQFQLAAKNKTDLAKRGLSFSGIKSFLEDAKNGTLPEVSYIVGPQYLSEHAPYTPNDGAWLQREVANAVMNGKAWNSTVLMISYDETGGWADHVMSPHAKRGTPGEWIKDPFTADGKLAPTGPGFRLPFYIISPFTRKGGVFTEPTSHESQTLFLEEWAKANGKPFHVSVMNKWRREQLSNLVNALDFNSTDTSVPKIPEVAEPTKDPITDEYNGAWNCILKFKGDVQPKIPYGNQTEEKTLFQEPGFKAVRGNLTEGRYLSFASGKQRLSIQSGKLGTEPHKGHFTEKQLFVLHWQGQEPKDNEFKVAAGDKYLTSDLSLTKNKSHGASFAIFDNGNGKGHSAQELKSGKFLTLKGDNVTLEKKPSSLKVFAVTL, from the coding sequence ATGCGTGGTGTGAGCGCGTTGCTTCTagcagctgctgccgtGGTGCCAGCTTTTGCCGCTAACCAGACCAACGATGGCCTGAAGAACGTCAAGCACATTGTGTTGTTCATGCAGGAGAACCGTGCCTTTGACCACTACTTCGGCACGATGGCCGGTGTGCGTGGGTTCAAGGACCCGAACGTGCACATCTCCAAGAACACGGGCAAGAGTGTGTTCCACCAGCCCGTGAATGAGAGCATGATCAAGGTCGCTGACGGCCCTGACACGGACTACAAGCCGCCCAAGAACGTGTCGGAGCTGATGCCGTTCCACCTGCCTTACCAGGGCGGCGACTACAAGGAGCGCGTGCAGTGCATTCTCTGTGGCTCCAACTCGTGGCAGGCCAACCATGCTGCCTGGAACGAGGGCGAAATCGACCGCTGGGCGATGAACAACACGCCCTACTCGCTGGGCTACTTCCAGAGGGAGGACATTCCTGTCCACTTTGCTCTGGCTGAAAACTTTGTGGTGGCTGACGCTTACTACGAGGGTCAGATTGCCTCGACGGATCCCAACCGTGTGACCTGGTTCTCGACCACCATCAATGCCGACGGTAGTGCCGCCGGTGGTAACGTGAGCATGGGCGGCACTGTGCTCGACAACAACCGCGACCCTAAGTGCATTGAGGGTAAGAATGGTGACGAGTACTCGTGCCGCCCTCTGTACTGGAAGACGGTGCCCGAGTACATGAGTGATGCCAAGATTGACTGGAAGCTCTACCAGGACTTTGACAACTTTGGTGACAACACGCTGGTTGAGTGGCGCCAGTTCCAGCTGGCTGCCAAGAACAAGACGGACCTCGCTAAACGTGGTCTCTCGTTCAGCGGCATCAAGTCGTTCCTCGAAGACGCCAAGAACGGCACGCTGCCCGAGGTTTCGTACATTGTTGGTCCTCAGTACCTTTCGGAGCACGCTCCCTACACGCCGAACGATGGTGCCtggctgcagcgcgaggtGGCCAACGCTGTGATGAACGGCAAGGCGTGGAACTCGACGGTGCTGATGATTTCTTACGACGAGACCGGTGGCTGGGCTGACCACGTCATGTCTCCTCACGCCAagcgcggcacgcccgGTGAGTGGATCAAGGATCCCTTCACGGCCGATGGCAAGCTTGCTCCTACCGGCCCTGGTTTCCGCCTGCCTTTCTACATCATCTCGCCCTTCACGCGCAAGGGTGGTGTGTTCACCGAGCCGACGTCGCACGAGAGTCAGACCCTGTTCCTGGAGGAGTGGGCCAAGGCGAACGGCAAGCCCTTCCACGTGTCGGTCATGAACAAGTGGCGCcgtgagcagctcagcAACCTTGTGAACGCGCTGGACTTTAACTCGACGGACACGAGCGTGCCCAAGATCCCTGAGGTGGCTGAGCCTACCAAGGACCCGATCACGGACGAGTACAACGGTGCCTGGAACTGCATACTCAAGTTCAAGGGCGATGTGCAGCCCAAGATCCCGTACGGCAACCAGACGGAGGAGAAGACGCTCTTCCAGGAGCCTGGCTTCAAGGCTGTGCGTGGTAACCTGACCGAGGGCCGCTACCTCAGCTTCGCGTCTGGCAAGCAGCGCCTGTCTATCCAGTCGGGCAAGCTCGGTACGGAGCCGCACAAGGGTCACTTTACGGAGAAGCAGCTGTTCGTCCTGCACTGGCAGGGTCAGGAGCCTAAGGACAATGAGTTCAAGGTGGCTGCGGGTGACAAGTACCTGACGTCGGACCTGTCGCTCACGAAGAACAAGTCGCACGGTGCCTCGTTCGCCATCTTTGACAATGGCAACGGCAAGGGTCACTCGGCTCAGGAGCTCAAGTCGGGCAAGTTCCTGACGCTCAAGGGCGACAATGTCACGCTCGAGAAGAAGCCGAGCTCGCTCAAGGTGTTCGCTGTTACTCTGTAA
- a CDS encoding multidrug transporter, giving the protein MVEPTNHAGPQGPKRQPEVSEKDLKHQADMQGSKSQPEVSEKDPDDGADTQGSKGQPEVSEKDSADGASKETPERPVTPNVLFYEDNGGQVHIVAEGDEAVAEHDKSDEKRPDPRPKRPDGKVELTRDLAPECTAYEYPGWKKWYILCVVFLVQVSMNFNTSVYPNATGMIPDDSRFEGVGDQGARASQMIFLVAYAFGSELWAPWSEEIGRWPIMQLSLFLVNITQLWGVYANNYNTLLAARFFGGLFTAGGSVTLGMVADLYDAEDHQFAIAFIVLSSVIGTSCGPIVGGFVQNANGESFNGVRWVFWLMLIFGGFTQLVHGLTVPETLCSTMLDREARRRRAAAKALVNGTDPKKELGLWDRLWYKPPMCKPRKRDVVLYGPHELTKDRFHPKQIGKLWIRPFHMIATEPIVLFLSLLSGFSDALIFTFSMSFDYVYKDGWDFKPWAVGLAFVPINLGYFFGFFSFFPTIIQQRKVRRMDPEALLPEVRLWWLLWVAPLEPIGLFGFAWTSMGSAHGVHWIGTMIFSVMIAIANYAIYMATIDYMVEAYGEYSASATGGNALARDLLAGISAMYAVPMYKNISPSSYSYEWASTFLGFVSILVIAPIYLFYWKGPQIRERSPFAQEILKQVRESRLRRKYPEAHPDDVREAIEKAENDEHAEQLVQEIA; this is encoded by the coding sequence ATGGTCGAGCCGACCAACCACGCTGGCCCACAAGGGCCCAAACGTCAACCCGAGGTGTCTGAAAAAGACCTGAAACATCAAGCTGACATGCAGGGGTCGAAAAGTCAGCCTGAAGTCTCGGAGAAGGATCCGGATGATGGAGCTGACACACAGGGTTCAAAAGGTCAGCCCGAAGTCTCGGAGAAAGATTCGGCTGATGGAGCTTCGAAGGAAACGCCGGAGCGCCCGGTCACACCAAATGTCCTTTTCTACGAAGATAACGGTGGTCAGGTTCATATCGTCGCAGAAGGTGATGAGGCCGTAGCCGAGCATGACAAGTCTGATGAAAAAAGGCCCGATCCCCGTCCCAAACGTCCCGATGGAAAGGTGGAATTGACCCGAGATCTGGCGCCAGAGTGTACTGCATATGAATACCCAGGGTGGAAAAAATGGTACATTCTTTGCGTTGTGTTTCTGGTGCAAGTGAGTATGAACTTTAATACGTCGGTATATCCGAACGCTACGGGTATGATTCCAGATGACTCTCGATTCGAGGGAGTCGGTGATCAAGGCGCACGCGCAAGCCAGATGATCTTTTTGGTGGCGTATGCCTTTGGCTCCGAACTCTGGGCGCCTTGGAGTGAAGAAATTGGACGATGGCCGATTATGCAGCTATCGCTATTCCTCGTCAACATAACTCAGCTCTGGGGTGTGTATGCGAATAACTATAATACCCTTCTTGCTGCGCGTTTCTTCGGCGGTCTGTTTACGGCTGGCGGTAGTGTGACGTTGGGAATGGTAGCGGATTTGTACGACGCAGAGGATCACCAGTTTGCTATTGCCTTCATTGTTCTCTCATCTGTGATTGGTACATCGTGCGGTCCCATTGTCGGTGGATTTGTACAGAATGCTAACGGGGAATCATTCAACGGTGTAAGGTGGGTCTTCTGGCTCATGCTTATCTTTGGTGGCttcacgcagcttgtgcatggACTCACCGTGCCAGAAACGCTTTGCTCGACGATGCTGGACCGCGAGGCCAGGcgacgtcgtgcggcggccaaggcgctAGTGAACGGGACGGACCCGAAAAAAGAGCTAGGATTATGGGACCGGCTATGGTACAAACCGCCGATGTGCAAGCCTCGTAAGCGGGATGTTGTCTTGTACGGTCCCCACGAGCTTACGAAAGATCGTTTCCATCCAAAGCAAATTGGCAAGCTTTGGATCCGCCCATTCCACATGATAGCGACTGAACCCATTGTACTGTTCCTCTCGCTTCTTAGTGGATTTTCGGATGCTCTCATTTTCACCTTTTCTATGTCTTTTGATTATGTATACAAGGATGGCTGGGACTTTAAGCCGTGGGCCGTTGGCTTGGCCTTTGTTCCCATCAATTTGGGATACTTTTTCGGCTTCTTCTCGTTCTTCCCTACCATTATTcagcagcgcaaggtgcgtAGGATGGATCCAGAAGCACTTTTGCCAGAGGTGCGTCTGTGGTGGCTATTGTGGGTGGCGCCACTCGAGCCGATTGGTCTGTTCGGTTTTGCGTGGACGTCCATGGGAAGTGCCCACGGTGTGCACTGGATCGGAACCATGATTTTCTCGGTGATGATCGCCATTGCTAACTATGCTATTTATATGGCAACGATTGACTACATGGTGGAAGCGTATGGAGAATATTCGGCTTCAGCTACCGGTGGAAATGCACTGGCGCGTGATCTTCTTGCAGGTATCTCGGCCATGTATGCGGTGCCTATGTACAAGAATATTAGTCCATCATCGTACAGCTACGAGTGGGCCTCGACGTTCCTTGGATTTGTCTCTATATTGGTGATTGCACCCATTTATCTGTTTTATTGGAAGGGTCCTCAGATCCGTGAACGGTCGCCCTTCGCGCAGGAGATTCTCAAGCAGGTCAGAGAGTCTCGCCTTCGTCGAAA